The following coding sequences lie in one Nocardioides sambongensis genomic window:
- a CDS encoding AAA family ATPase yields MPARVIVLAGPSGAGKSRLAERLEERFGWPTLRLDDFYRDHDEPGLPVIAEGANAGLVDWDDPGSWNCADALAALLDLCRTGTTDVPDYSIAQSRRTGERHLDLRGAPVFCAEGIFAPDVVAGCAEAGVLESAYCITQHPVITFGRRLQRDLREHRKPPPVLLRRGVALARAQRAVVGRAVAAGCRVSTGDAAFEEIVERWAGSRAPS; encoded by the coding sequence GTGCCCGCCCGCGTCATCGTCCTCGCCGGTCCCTCCGGGGCCGGGAAGTCCCGGCTGGCCGAGCGGCTGGAGGAGCGGTTCGGGTGGCCGACGCTGCGCCTCGACGACTTCTACCGCGACCACGACGAGCCCGGACTCCCGGTGATCGCCGAGGGCGCGAACGCCGGGCTCGTCGACTGGGACGACCCGGGCTCGTGGAACTGCGCGGACGCACTGGCCGCGCTGCTGGACCTGTGCCGCACCGGGACCACCGACGTCCCCGACTACTCGATCGCCCAGAGCCGGCGCACCGGCGAGCGCCACCTGGACCTGCGTGGCGCCCCGGTCTTCTGCGCGGAGGGGATCTTCGCGCCGGACGTCGTCGCCGGCTGCGCCGAGGCGGGCGTGCTGGAGTCGGCGTACTGCATCACCCAGCACCCCGTGATCACCTTCGGCCGACGGCTGCAGCGCGACCTCCGCGAGCACCGCAAGCCGCCGCCGGTGCTGCTGCGGCGAGGGGTGGCTCTGGCCCGGGCGCAGCGCGCCGTGGTCGGCCGTGCGGTCGCGGCGGGGTGCCGGGTCTCCACCGGCGACGCCGCGTTCGAGGAGATCGTCGAGCGCTGGGCGGGGTCCCGTGCGCCGTCCTGA
- a CDS encoding aldehyde dehydrogenase family protein has product MLAPQGSSLLGLVSTVAPVVVSGNTAVVVTSYRRPLPAVTFGEVLATSDVPGGVVNLLTGDAAALGPWLAGHMDVNAIDLAGVAGDADLATELEVAAADNLKRVRRAPDAEPDWTADPGLSPMTTFLEHKTVWHPVGV; this is encoded by the coding sequence GTGCTGGCGCCGCAGGGCTCCTCGCTGCTCGGCCTGGTGAGCACCGTCGCCCCGGTCGTGGTCAGCGGCAACACCGCGGTCGTGGTGACGTCGTACCGGCGTCCGCTGCCGGCGGTCACCTTCGGCGAGGTGCTGGCCACCTCCGACGTGCCCGGTGGCGTGGTCAACCTGCTCACCGGTGACGCCGCCGCGCTCGGACCCTGGCTGGCCGGCCACATGGACGTCAACGCGATCGACCTCGCCGGGGTCGCCGGGGACGCCGACCTGGCCACCGAGCTCGAGGTCGCCGCCGCCGACAACCTCAAGCGGGTACGACGCGCGCCGGACGCCGAGCCGGACTGGACCGCCGACCCGGGGCTGTCGCCGATGACCACCTTCCTGGAGCACAAGACGGTCTGGCACCCGGTCGGCGTCTGA
- a CDS encoding aldehyde dehydrogenase family protein, giving the protein MTDSAGRFVANASLASRKDVRDAVTAARKAFAGWSGRTAYNRGQILYRIAEVMEDRRPQFEDAVRQSEGLTAAAARGHVDAAVDRLVWYAGWADKLAQVVGNANPVAGPFFNHTAPSPPAWSACWRRRAPRCSAW; this is encoded by the coding sequence GTGACCGACAGCGCGGGGAGGTTCGTGGCCAACGCCTCCCTGGCGTCGCGCAAGGACGTCCGGGACGCGGTCACCGCGGCCCGCAAGGCGTTCGCCGGCTGGTCCGGTCGCACCGCCTACAACCGGGGCCAGATCCTCTACCGGATCGCCGAGGTGATGGAGGACCGGCGCCCCCAGTTCGAGGATGCGGTGCGCCAGTCCGAGGGACTCACCGCCGCAGCCGCACGCGGCCACGTCGACGCCGCCGTCGACCGGCTGGTCTGGTACGCCGGGTGGGCCGACAAGCTCGCCCAGGTGGTCGGCAACGCCAACCCGGTGGCCGGCCCGTTCTTCAACCACACCGCCCCGAGCCCACCGGCGTGGTCGGCGTGCTGGCGCCGCAGGGCTCCTCGCTGCTCGGCCTGGTGA